A portion of the Leptospira noumeaensis genome contains these proteins:
- a CDS encoding helix-turn-helix domain-containing protein yields the protein MEKQNYFRTYREKRKLTRVELSEKLDIPRSALELLESDDWIRSKFDYVVLVAKELGLSLIELIKQEFDYDLEKEFFNEEEFEEIVARYANARVTLILSELKLFCRNSKVRLDDFDITELSFSMGNLHKLITLNQKLERNEISAKDALIEFPPKWGKFSNRNK from the coding sequence ATGGAAAAACAGAACTATTTTAGAACCTATCGCGAGAAACGAAAGCTAACACGAGTTGAATTATCTGAGAAATTGGATATACCTCGTTCGGCGCTAGAACTCTTAGAATCCGATGATTGGATCCGATCAAAATTTGATTATGTCGTTTTGGTCGCCAAAGAACTGGGACTTTCTCTGATTGAACTCATTAAACAAGAATTCGATTACGATTTAGAAAAAGAATTTTTTAACGAAGAAGAATTTGAGGAAATTGTGGCCCGTTATGCCAATGCACGTGTCACTTTGATTCTATCGGAACTCAAACTTTTCTGCCGAAATTCCAAAGTTCGTTTGGATGATTTTGATATTACAGAATTATCCTTCTCGATGGGAAACCTACACAAACTCATCACTCTAAATCAAAAATTAGAACGAAACGAAATTTCCGCCAAAGATGCACTCATCGAATTTCCTCCTAAATGGGGAAAGTTCAGCAATCGCAACAAATAG
- a CDS encoding glycerophosphodiester phosphodiesterase — protein sequence MNQIRKFRISLIIISLIGFYFTNCATVETPKRLRKGLDLQGHRGARGLKPENTWPAFEEAIKYKMVTLELDTVLTKDKKVVIHHDSDTNPVICQNADGTELKKTSLYELTLAELQSYDCGSKKNPNFPKQIPVPGTKLLSLEEFFEKVISYEKKSKEVYEFNIETKFPDDGSAPDSLVKEHTEKLIQIIEKYKVVERSTIQSFDLRTLTFSKTKNPKIKTSALFVPTYFQGFLMTIGFGNGYRDTIVSVAKEKQADIISPYFLYVTPKFVKNSHDKGLFVIPWTVNTEKEMKRLVSCGVDGIISDYPDLLDGVVRKEP from the coding sequence ATGAACCAAATCCGGAAATTTAGAATCAGTTTAATCATTATTAGTTTGATTGGCTTTTATTTCACTAACTGCGCTACGGTGGAGACCCCAAAGCGATTGCGTAAAGGCTTGGATTTACAAGGCCATCGAGGTGCGAGGGGTCTAAAACCAGAAAATACTTGGCCTGCCTTTGAAGAAGCGATCAAATATAAAATGGTTACTTTGGAACTTGACACCGTTCTTACTAAGGATAAAAAAGTTGTCATCCATCATGATTCGGATACAAACCCAGTGATCTGTCAAAATGCAGATGGAACCGAACTTAAAAAAACTTCTCTTTATGAATTAACATTAGCTGAATTACAATCTTATGATTGTGGATCTAAAAAAAATCCTAATTTTCCGAAACAAATTCCTGTGCCTGGGACCAAACTTCTGTCCTTAGAAGAATTTTTTGAAAAAGTAATTTCTTACGAAAAAAAATCAAAGGAAGTTTATGAATTTAATATCGAAACCAAATTTCCTGATGATGGATCTGCTCCTGATAGTTTGGTAAAAGAACATACAGAAAAACTAATTCAAATCATTGAAAAGTATAAAGTTGTAGAACGTTCTACGATCCAATCTTTTGACCTTCGCACCTTAACTTTTTCCAAAACTAAAAATCCGAAAATAAAAACCAGTGCTTTGTTTGTTCCGACCTATTTTCAAGGTTTTTTAATGACAATAGGATTTGGAAATGGATACCGAGATACAATTGTTTCCGTAGCAAAAGAGAAACAAGCGGACATCATTTCTCCATACTTTTTGTATGTAACTCCTAAGTTTGTAAAAAATTCGCATGACAAAGGTTTGTTTGTAATTCCGTGGACAGTCAATACAGAAAAAGAAATGAAACGTTTGGTTTCTTGTGGTGTGGATGGAATTATTTCTGACTATCCAGATTTGTTGGATGGAGTGGTTCGCAAAGAACCTTAA